A window of Streptomyces caniferus contains these coding sequences:
- a CDS encoding 2OG-Fe dioxygenase family protein, which produces MNTITSASSLTSTSPAPAAPAPAVHALTEPGGYLMPAPELSALLGVGPADWARFGAHWDALTLDTHMADGGTYRFRRYGQFEVDASTDALTRLPHAPYLQESTINPLNGGVERHFDPLTDEFAADPLLRSLLLAMAALFTAVDGTAAWNIKLHPYRITAGDDQTGQPAPEGRHRDGVTFITSLMINRVNVEGGESAVFTDSGEELLTTTLTSPGDLLLGDDRRTLHSVTPLHPVDTTAPAHRDVLVVAFTAR; this is translated from the coding sequence GTGAACACGATCACTTCTGCCTCTTCCCTCACCTCCACCTCTCCCGCCCCCGCCGCCCCCGCCCCCGCCGTCCACGCGCTGACCGAACCCGGCGGCTACCTCATGCCGGCGCCGGAACTGTCCGCGCTGCTGGGCGTCGGCCCCGCCGACTGGGCCCGCTTCGGCGCCCATTGGGACGCACTGACGCTGGACACGCACATGGCCGACGGCGGCACCTACCGCTTCCGCCGCTACGGCCAGTTCGAGGTGGACGCCTCGACGGACGCGCTCACGCGGCTGCCGCACGCGCCGTACCTCCAGGAGAGCACCATCAATCCGCTCAACGGCGGGGTCGAGCGGCACTTCGACCCGCTGACGGACGAGTTCGCGGCCGACCCCCTGCTGCGTTCGCTGCTGCTCGCCATGGCCGCGCTGTTCACCGCCGTCGACGGCACCGCCGCCTGGAACATCAAGCTGCACCCGTACCGGATCACGGCGGGCGACGACCAGACCGGGCAGCCCGCCCCCGAGGGGCGGCACCGCGACGGGGTCACGTTCATCACCTCGCTCATGATCAACAGGGTCAATGTCGAGGGCGGCGAGAGCGCCGTCTTCACCGACTCCGGCGAGGAGTTGCTCACCACCACCCTCACCAGCCCCGGCGACCTGCTGCTCGGCGACGACCGCCGTACCCTGCACTCCGTCACCCCGCTGCACCCGGTGGACACGACGGCTCCGGCACACCGGGACGTCCTCGTGGTCGCCTTCACCGCCCGCTGA
- a CDS encoding helix-turn-helix domain-containing protein — protein sequence MHPANKPKRITSWHVIGAQLSHFRKAARITQPGLAERVGLHEDTIGSIEQGRRPLKIDLAETFDELLDTKGALAVAVAKVPEREKLPAFVQDLVEHEEEALTLLSYQNQVVPGLLQTGAYARAVFDCLYPPLDEDQADEWVSARLDRQKLLERKKPRPMLNFILEEAVLHRPTGGPETLREQIRHLRRCAQLPFLGLQIMPTSRASHASLDGPLVLLETPEHEHFVYIEAQRISFLVDDPDEVSVYQQVYGMLRSQALTPEETWGLLDDLLGES from the coding sequence ATGCACCCGGCGAACAAACCGAAGAGGATCACTTCCTGGCATGTGATCGGCGCCCAGCTGAGCCACTTCCGGAAGGCCGCCCGCATCACCCAGCCCGGCCTGGCCGAGCGGGTCGGACTCCACGAGGACACGATCGGCTCCATCGAGCAGGGCCGACGACCGCTGAAAATCGACCTTGCCGAGACGTTCGATGAACTCCTGGATACGAAGGGGGCGTTGGCGGTTGCGGTGGCCAAGGTTCCGGAGCGGGAGAAGCTCCCCGCGTTCGTACAGGACCTGGTGGAGCACGAGGAGGAGGCCCTGACGCTGCTGTCGTACCAGAACCAGGTGGTGCCTGGGCTGTTACAGACGGGAGCTTATGCGCGGGCGGTATTCGACTGCCTCTATCCACCCCTCGATGAGGATCAAGCGGACGAGTGGGTCTCCGCTCGCCTCGACCGTCAGAAGCTGCTGGAACGGAAGAAGCCGCGGCCGATGCTCAACTTCATCCTGGAGGAGGCAGTACTCCACCGGCCGACAGGAGGCCCCGAGACTCTACGCGAGCAGATCCGCCATCTGCGGCGATGCGCCCAACTTCCCTTTCTGGGACTTCAGATCATGCCGACCTCCCGCGCCTCTCACGCTTCACTGGATGGTCCGCTCGTTCTACTGGAGACACCCGAACACGAGCACTTCGTCTACATCGAAGCGCAACGGATCAGTTTCCTGGTCGACGACCCGGATGAAGTCAGCGTGTATCAACAGGTGTATGGGATGCTGCGGTCGCAGGCCCTCACCCCTGAGGAGACCTGGGGCCTGCTGGACGACTTGCTAGGAGAGTCATGA
- a CDS encoding alpha/beta hydrolase, whose product MITLSPSLRRASAAGLALVACLTASPAVAIATARPAADRDRAATTAGDRTGAGAGLDRYYRQRLAWGTCVQGPDDAMGHDLEKAGVQCADVTVPLDYAAPRGRTITVAISRLKATDTRHRIGSMLLNNGGPGGPALESPPDVRRKMKAVGPRYDVIGFDPRFVGRSTPLDCGWSVGTSILSAGLGRASFERQVTFQKGLADKCRSTNASVLPHISTRNTARDMDVIRGALGERKISYLGYSYGTYLGTVYTQMFPGRFDRTVLDGAIAPDDYGPRLLQGAEPENERAFSDWAAWAARRDGTYGLGRTRAEVLATVRRVLAASARRPLTVGTAPEVFHLDDTHVPSLLTAGNADDTDPRRAALSEQVSVLAKAADGKSTRPSPQFATALRGMLTGEDMKSAMAQSAIICGDKPAPRDPERYWRDIERSRAEHPLFGPLTNNIGPCAFWDRPREEPTQVRHDAPALLVAATGDPRTTYKSSLALHRLLPSSRLLTLKGANRHALYGEYHNACVDAKVNRYLATGKLPKNDESCVKPTD is encoded by the coding sequence GTGATCACCCTCAGCCCGTCCCTGCGCCGCGCCTCGGCCGCGGGCCTCGCCCTCGTCGCCTGCCTCACCGCTTCCCCCGCCGTGGCCATCGCCACCGCGCGCCCCGCCGCGGACCGCGACCGGGCCGCGACGACCGCCGGAGACCGCACGGGGGCCGGGGCAGGACTCGACCGCTACTACCGGCAGCGCCTTGCCTGGGGCACCTGCGTCCAGGGCCCCGACGACGCGATGGGCCACGACCTGGAGAAGGCCGGCGTGCAGTGCGCGGACGTGACCGTACCGCTGGACTACGCCGCTCCCCGGGGGCGGACGATCACCGTCGCGATATCCCGGCTCAAGGCCACCGACACCCGCCACCGCATCGGCTCGATGCTCCTCAACAACGGCGGCCCCGGCGGCCCCGCCCTCGAATCCCCGCCGGACGTCCGCAGGAAGATGAAAGCGGTCGGCCCGCGCTACGACGTCATCGGCTTCGACCCGCGCTTCGTCGGCCGCAGCACCCCGCTCGACTGTGGCTGGTCCGTCGGCACCAGCATCCTCTCGGCCGGTCTCGGCCGCGCGAGCTTCGAGCGGCAGGTGACGTTCCAGAAGGGCCTGGCCGACAAGTGCCGGTCAACCAACGCGTCGGTGCTGCCGCACATCAGCACCCGCAACACGGCCCGCGACATGGACGTCATCCGCGGCGCGCTCGGCGAGCGGAAGATCTCCTACCTGGGCTACTCGTACGGCACCTACCTGGGCACGGTGTACACCCAGATGTTCCCCGGCCGCTTCGACCGGACGGTGCTCGACGGGGCGATCGCCCCGGACGACTACGGCCCCCGGCTGCTGCAGGGCGCCGAACCCGAGAACGAGCGGGCGTTCTCCGACTGGGCCGCCTGGGCGGCGCGCCGCGACGGCACCTACGGTCTCGGCCGCACCCGCGCCGAGGTCCTCGCCACGGTCCGCCGTGTCCTGGCGGCGTCCGCGCGCCGCCCGCTGACGGTCGGCACCGCCCCCGAGGTCTTCCACCTCGACGACACCCACGTGCCGTCCCTGCTCACGGCCGGGAACGCGGACGACACCGACCCGCGGCGGGCCGCCCTCAGCGAGCAAGTGTCTGTATTGGCCAAGGCCGCGGACGGGAAGTCGACCCGGCCGTCCCCGCAGTTCGCCACAGCGCTGCGGGGCATGCTGACCGGCGAGGACATGAAGTCCGCCATGGCGCAGTCCGCGATCATCTGCGGGGACAAGCCGGCCCCGCGCGACCCCGAGCGCTATTGGCGGGACATCGAGCGCAGCCGCGCCGAGCATCCGCTGTTCGGCCCGCTGACCAACAACATCGGACCGTGCGCCTTCTGGGACCGGCCGCGCGAGGAGCCCACTCAGGTGCGTCACGACGCCCCGGCGCTGCTCGTGGCCGCCACCGGCGACCCGCGCACCACGTACAAGAGCAGTCTCGCCCTGCACCGCCTGCTGCCGAGCTCCCGGCTGCTCACCCTCAAGGGTGCCAACCGCCATGCGCTCTACGGCGAGTACCACAACGCCTGCGTGGACGCGAAGGTCAACCGCTATCTGGCCACCGGCAAGCTGCCGAAGAACGACGAGTCCTGCGTCAAGCCGACCGACTAG
- a CDS encoding helix-turn-helix transcriptional regulator: MRLRSGPDRADEVFNLLLQEGDCPPPQAAEKLGMTSRQFQETLRYLATMGLVRPAGDGALPAPVSPETAFALLLDTAEQTTADRLVGLRSLRAAFGALADSLPAFQSSGAPQHARVEVLVGQRRIAESLDAMAATARREILALRPNDLAAPERWGEAARRSGQVLARGVSLRAIHLHSTPENPSGHAHLCGLRRAGARVRLAMTLPFRLTLVDDVQALVTLSSDSDEVTALEIHGAAMCGLLRQVFDHCWVYGERLAGPEPGPGPGPGRGPGLGSGFPERRVHEVELTERERMVLRMFAAGLKDGAIARNLGVSDRTLRRTIAPLLAKLGADSRFQAGMKAVERGLLSRVELGAAVA, from the coding sequence ATGCGTTTGCGTTCCGGCCCCGACCGGGCCGACGAGGTCTTCAACTTGCTTCTCCAGGAAGGCGATTGCCCGCCCCCGCAGGCTGCCGAGAAGCTCGGTATGACGAGCCGGCAGTTCCAGGAGACCCTGCGGTATCTGGCGACCATGGGGCTGGTGCGGCCGGCCGGCGACGGGGCGTTGCCCGCCCCGGTGTCCCCGGAGACCGCCTTCGCGCTGCTGCTGGACACCGCGGAGCAGACGACGGCGGACCGGCTCGTCGGACTGCGCTCACTGCGCGCCGCGTTCGGCGCACTGGCCGACAGTCTGCCTGCCTTCCAGTCCTCGGGAGCCCCGCAGCACGCCCGGGTGGAGGTGCTGGTGGGGCAGCGGCGGATCGCGGAGAGCCTGGACGCGATGGCGGCCACGGCGCGCCGCGAGATCCTCGCGCTGCGCCCGAACGACCTGGCCGCGCCGGAACGCTGGGGCGAGGCCGCGCGGCGCAGCGGCCAGGTTCTCGCCCGGGGGGTGTCGCTGCGCGCCATCCATCTGCACTCGACGCCCGAGAACCCGTCCGGCCATGCGCATCTGTGCGGGCTGCGGCGCGCGGGGGCCCGGGTGCGGCTCGCGATGACGCTGCCGTTCCGGCTGACCCTGGTCGACGACGTGCAGGCGCTCGTCACCCTGAGCTCGGACAGCGACGAGGTGACGGCGCTGGAGATTCACGGGGCGGCGATGTGCGGACTGCTCCGGCAGGTCTTCGACCATTGCTGGGTGTATGGGGAGCGGCTGGCGGGGCCCGAGCCCGGTCCTGGTCCCGGGCCCGGCCGCGGTCCGGGACTTGGTTCCGGGTTTCCCGAACGGCGCGTCCACGAGGTGGAGTTGACCGAGCGGGAGCGGATGGTCCTGCGGATGTTCGCCGCCGGGCTGAAGGACGGGGCCATCGCCCGCAACCTCGGGGTGTCCGACCGTACGCTGCGCCGGACCATCGCCCCGCTGCTGGCCAAGCTGGGGGCGGACAGCAGGTTCCAGGCGGGCATGAAGGCCGTCGAACGGGGGCTGCTCTCCCGGGTCGAGCTGGGAGCCGCGGTGGCCTAG
- a CDS encoding N,N-dimethylformamidase beta subunit family domain-containing protein translates to MGDDPLHGDRHGGRPHGGAGRRGDRHGENRDDEGHSGSPGTAGSPGGPNNPGVPGGLGRRRFLGAAAASAAGIAVGVTAGCDATSGAGSTGGDQPDLAVERDRPGSPDWRIRSAGPPDAVQGYSDKVSVLPGEEFGLYVSTTAPGFRVAAYRVGWYRGAQARLVWHSDRVAGQRQRRPRLLPGTRSVRADWQRTLAVRADGWPPGAYLLRLDAEHGHQRYVPLIVRSAHTAGRTVLMHAVTTWQAYNAWGGYSLYRGADGAYGTRSLAVSFDRPYDTNGAGKFLVHERALVVLAERLGIPLAYTTGVDVHRTPSALQGATAALSLGHDEYWTPQQRQHVTGARDAGTNLAFLGANACFRRVRLEPGPSGALRTVVCYKTAYRDDPRFAGPHRALPTHDFRQPPAADPESALTGVLYEGYPTDAPYVVHSADHWLFAGTGAKRGDAFGHLVGVEYDRVTPEAPTPERLEILAHSPLVCNGRSSHADSAYYTVPSGAGVFSSGTMRWVEALMAGTRDNGRNHGMDGRTGAFVTRTTENLLRAFAVGPAARTRPAPRNNVGGVYGT, encoded by the coding sequence ATGGGCGACGACCCACTGCACGGCGATCGGCACGGCGGCCGGCCGCATGGCGGGGCCGGGCGACGCGGCGACAGACACGGCGAGAACCGTGACGACGAGGGCCATTCGGGCAGTCCAGGCACCGCAGGCAGTCCAGGCGGCCCGAACAACCCCGGTGTCCCGGGCGGCCTGGGGCGCAGGCGGTTCCTCGGAGCCGCCGCCGCGAGCGCCGCCGGTATCGCCGTGGGGGTGACCGCCGGCTGTGACGCCACATCGGGTGCCGGCTCCACCGGTGGCGACCAGCCGGACCTCGCCGTGGAGCGGGACCGGCCGGGAAGCCCCGACTGGCGGATCCGCTCGGCGGGTCCGCCCGATGCGGTGCAGGGTTACAGCGACAAGGTGAGCGTCCTGCCGGGTGAGGAGTTCGGGCTGTATGTCTCGACCACCGCACCCGGCTTCCGGGTGGCGGCCTACCGGGTGGGCTGGTACCGCGGCGCCCAGGCCCGGTTGGTCTGGCACTCGGACCGGGTGGCCGGGCAGCGCCAGCGCCGTCCGCGGCTTCTGCCCGGGACCCGCAGCGTACGGGCCGACTGGCAGCGCACCCTCGCGGTGCGTGCCGACGGCTGGCCGCCGGGCGCCTATCTGCTCCGGCTGGACGCGGAGCACGGGCACCAGCGGTACGTCCCGTTGATCGTCCGCTCGGCACACACCGCGGGCCGGACGGTGCTGATGCACGCGGTGACGACCTGGCAGGCGTACAACGCATGGGGCGGCTACAGCCTCTACCGGGGCGCGGACGGCGCGTACGGGACGCGGTCGCTGGCCGTCAGCTTCGACCGGCCCTACGACACCAACGGCGCGGGGAAGTTCCTCGTCCACGAACGTGCGCTGGTGGTCCTCGCGGAACGGCTCGGCATTCCGCTCGCCTACACCACGGGGGTGGACGTCCACCGCACCCCGTCGGCACTGCAGGGCGCCACGGCGGCGCTCTCGCTCGGCCACGACGAGTACTGGACCCCGCAGCAGCGGCAGCACGTCACCGGGGCCCGCGATGCCGGCACCAATCTGGCCTTCCTCGGGGCCAACGCCTGCTTCCGACGGGTCAGGCTGGAGCCGGGGCCGTCCGGTGCTCTTCGTACCGTGGTCTGTTACAAGACCGCCTACCGGGACGACCCGCGCTTCGCCGGTCCGCACCGGGCCCTGCCCACCCACGACTTCCGTCAACCGCCCGCCGCCGACCCGGAGTCCGCCCTGACCGGCGTCCTCTACGAGGGCTACCCCACGGACGCGCCGTATGTCGTCCACAGCGCGGACCACTGGCTCTTCGCGGGGACGGGAGCGAAGCGGGGCGATGCCTTCGGCCACCTCGTCGGGGTGGAGTACGACCGGGTCACCCCGGAGGCGCCCACGCCGGAGCGGCTGGAGATCCTCGCCCACTCCCCGCTGGTCTGCAACGGCCGGAGCAGCCACGCGGACTCCGCCTACTACACCGTGCCGAGCGGCGCCGGCGTCTTCTCCTCCGGAACGATGCGGTGGGTCGAGGCCCTCATGGCGGGCACGCGCGACAACGGACGCAACCACGGGATGGACGGGCGGACGGGTGCTTTCGTCACCCGCACCACCGAGAACCTGCTCCGCGCCTTCGCCGTGGGCCCTGCCGCGAGGACACGTCCGGCGCCGCGCAACAACGTCGGTGGTGTGTACGGGACTTGA
- a CDS encoding chitinase, with the protein MPRTPHTRPPRRRRLLAAALTALAAAAATLSGSTPAAAADVNAARNAGYESGLSNWTCSAGSGSTVGSPVHSGTGALKATPTASDNAACSQTVAVKPGSTYRLSAYVQGSYVYLGASGTGTTDATTWTPFATGWQQLSTTFTTGPTTTSVTVYTHGWYGQPAYYADDFSVLGPDGGGGTDPGPETPATPAGLTAGTVTSSSVALSWNAVPGATGYTVYRDGTKNQAVNGTSATVSGLSPATAYRFQVTATNAAGESARSAEITATTAPSGGGGNPTVPRHAVTGYWQNFNNGATVQKLSDVPGQYDIIAVAFADATTTPGAVTFSLDSAGLGGYTVDQFEADIKAKQAAGKSVVLSVGGERGTVSVNDAASAANFAGSLYSLMQQYGFDGVDIDLENGLNPTYMSQALRSLSQKAGGKFVLTMAPQTLDMQSTSGGYFQTALNVKDILTVVNMQYYNSGSMLGCDGKVYSQGTVDFLTALACIQLEGGLAPSQVGLGLPASTRGAGSGYVAPSVVNAALDCLTKGTGCGSFKPARTYPGLRGAMTWSTNWDAASGNAWSNAVGPHVHGLP; encoded by the coding sequence ATGCCTCGCACCCCACACACCCGGCCACCCCGCCGCAGACGCCTGCTCGCGGCCGCACTGACGGCCCTCGCCGCCGCGGCGGCCACCCTCTCCGGCTCCACCCCGGCCGCCGCGGCCGATGTCAACGCCGCCCGGAACGCCGGCTACGAATCCGGTCTGAGCAACTGGACCTGTTCGGCGGGCAGCGGCAGCACCGTCGGCTCCCCCGTCCACAGCGGCACCGGCGCCCTCAAGGCCACCCCCACCGCCTCCGACAACGCCGCCTGCTCCCAGACCGTCGCCGTCAAGCCCGGCTCGACCTACCGGCTCAGCGCGTACGTCCAGGGTTCCTACGTCTACCTGGGCGCCTCCGGCACCGGCACCACGGACGCCACCACCTGGACCCCGTTCGCCACCGGCTGGCAGCAGCTCAGCACCACCTTCACCACAGGCCCCACGACGACCTCCGTCACGGTCTACACCCACGGCTGGTACGGACAGCCCGCCTACTACGCCGACGACTTCAGCGTCCTCGGCCCCGACGGCGGGGGCGGCACCGACCCCGGCCCCGAGACCCCGGCCACACCCGCCGGCCTCACCGCCGGCACGGTGACCTCGTCCTCCGTGGCCCTGTCCTGGAACGCGGTCCCCGGCGCCACCGGCTACACCGTCTATCGCGACGGCACCAAGAACCAGGCGGTGAACGGCACGTCGGCAACGGTCTCGGGCCTCTCCCCCGCCACCGCCTACCGCTTCCAGGTCACGGCCACCAACGCGGCCGGCGAATCGGCCCGCTCGGCGGAGATCACGGCCACCACCGCACCCTCAGGAGGGGGCGGCAACCCCACCGTCCCCCGGCACGCGGTCACCGGCTACTGGCAGAACTTCAACAACGGCGCGACGGTCCAGAAGCTCAGCGACGTGCCCGGCCAGTACGACATCATCGCGGTCGCCTTCGCCGATGCCACCACCACGCCCGGCGCCGTCACCTTCAGCCTCGACTCGGCCGGCCTGGGCGGCTACACCGTCGACCAGTTCGAGGCCGACATCAAGGCCAAGCAGGCGGCCGGCAAGTCGGTGGTCCTCTCCGTGGGCGGCGAACGGGGCACGGTCTCCGTCAACGACGCCGCCTCGGCCGCGAACTTCGCCGGCAGCCTCTACTCCCTCATGCAGCAGTACGGCTTCGACGGCGTCGACATCGACCTCGAAAACGGCCTCAACCCGACGTATATGAGCCAGGCACTCCGCTCGCTCTCCCAGAAGGCGGGCGGCAAGTTCGTCCTCACCATGGCGCCGCAGACCCTCGACATGCAGTCCACGTCGGGCGGCTACTTCCAGACCGCGCTGAACGTGAAGGACATCCTCACCGTCGTCAACATGCAGTACTACAACAGCGGTTCGATGCTCGGCTGCGACGGCAAGGTCTACTCCCAGGGCACCGTCGACTTCCTCACCGCACTGGCCTGCATCCAGCTCGAAGGCGGCCTCGCCCCCTCCCAGGTGGGCCTGGGCCTGCCCGCCTCCACCCGGGGCGCGGGCAGCGGCTATGTCGCCCCGAGCGTCGTCAACGCCGCCCTGGACTGCCTCACCAAGGGCACCGGCTGCGGCTCCTTCAAGCCCGCCCGGACCTACCCCGGCCTCCGGGGCGCGATGACCTGGTCGACGAACTGGGACGCGGCGAGCGGCAACGCCTGGTCCAACGCGGTCGGCCCGCACGTTCACGGCCTGCCGTGA
- a CDS encoding serine hydrolase domain-containing protein, whose product MAALAAASAVLVLAAPAANAAAPAVDCGAARGAVARSLGTLVTRHGIPGAAAEVAGPGCGRWTAARGVADLATGRPMNAGDRLRIGSITKTFTATVVVQLAAEGRVGLDAPVERYLPGLIRGNGYDGRTITVRQLLQHTSGLPDYVDSLGRRPVHEWRFRHFEPRELIAAALKMPHPGKKWHYATTNALLAGLVVEKVTGHGVEAEVTRRILEPLGLRDTYWPGDGTRIRGPHSHSYFPAPERRQGSGQPGRERPDGAPLADGTAWNVTFGGAGGALISTPADVNRFYRGLFGGELVPARWLAEMQRTVPADPRRLWPGARYGLGLIASPLTCGGMWWGHGGTVPGGHRALGAVTPDGRSISLALTKVPDTDRAEADFRAVVDSAFCAGDRTHQPKETA is encoded by the coding sequence GTGGCGGCGTTGGCCGCCGCCTCGGCCGTGCTGGTGCTCGCCGCGCCCGCGGCGAACGCGGCGGCCCCGGCGGTCGACTGTGGCGCGGCGCGCGGTGCGGTCGCCCGCTCCCTGGGCACCCTGGTCACCCGGCACGGCATTCCGGGCGCGGCCGCCGAAGTGGCCGGGCCGGGCTGCGGCCGGTGGACGGCGGCCCGCGGCGTCGCGGACCTGGCGACCGGCCGCCCGATGAACGCCGGGGACCGGCTGCGGATCGGCAGCATCACCAAGACCTTCACCGCCACGGTCGTCGTGCAGCTCGCCGCGGAGGGCCGGGTCGGACTGGACGCCCCGGTGGAGCGGTATCTGCCCGGCCTCATCCGGGGCAACGGCTACGACGGCCGCACGATCACCGTACGGCAGCTCCTCCAGCACACCAGCGGCCTTCCCGACTACGTCGATTCCCTCGGCCGGAGGCCCGTGCACGAGTGGCGGTTCCGCCACTTCGAGCCCCGTGAACTGATCGCGGCCGCGCTGAAGATGCCGCATCCGGGCAAGAAGTGGCACTACGCCACGACCAATGCCCTCCTCGCCGGACTCGTGGTCGAGAAGGTCACCGGGCACGGCGTCGAGGCGGAGGTGACCCGCCGGATCCTCGAACCCCTCGGCCTGCGCGACACCTACTGGCCCGGCGACGGCACCCGCATCCGGGGCCCGCACTCGCACAGCTACTTCCCCGCCCCCGAGCGGCGGCAGGGTTCCGGGCAGCCGGGCCGGGAGCGGCCGGACGGCGCGCCGTTGGCCGACGGGACCGCGTGGAACGTGACCTTCGGTGGCGCGGGCGGCGCGCTGATCTCCACGCCCGCCGACGTGAACCGGTTCTACCGCGGGCTGTTCGGCGGCGAGTTGGTGCCCGCGCGCTGGCTCGCCGAGATGCAGCGCACCGTCCCCGCCGACCCGCGGCGCCTGTGGCCCGGCGCCCGGTACGGACTCGGGCTGATCGCCTCCCCGCTGACGTGCGGCGGCATGTGGTGGGGGCACGGCGGGACGGTGCCCGGCGGCCACCGCGCGCTGGGCGCGGTCACTCCCGACGGCCGCAGCATCTCCCTCGCCCTCACCAAGGTGCCCGACACCGACCGGGCCGAAGCCGACTTCCGCGCCGTCGTCGACAGCGCCTTCTGCGCCGGCGACCGCACCCACCAGCCCAAGGAGACCGCGTGA
- a CDS encoding DMT family transporter, with amino-acid sequence MTTATSRTTRPGNRPLWLIDVPVVLVAVVWGSSYLAAKELATTSTVIALLLLRFLVATPVMAVVAGRGITRLSAREIGAGAVLGMLLSGVLVLETFGVVHTSATNAGLIISLTMIFTPLAESVATRTRPTGAFLGAAALSVTGVALLTQGSGFTTPSAGDLLMLLAAVARTVHVMAMSRMKSLRSTDSGALTVVQFLGAIAVFALASPFAAVSPVDVAAAYSPQQWTALLYLALMCTLFAFFVQMWAVRRTSPSRVSLLLGTEPLWAAVIGVAAGGDRPGLLGAAGAVLVLIGTTWGRQAAAPPAAAEGEPTAENGPTEGEPAADGTAPQPAGAAQGAPSA; translated from the coding sequence ATGACCACCGCGACCTCCCGCACCACACGTCCCGGCAACCGGCCCCTCTGGCTCATCGATGTGCCGGTCGTCCTGGTGGCCGTCGTCTGGGGCTCCAGCTACCTGGCCGCCAAGGAACTGGCCACCACGAGCACCGTCATCGCCCTGCTCCTGCTGCGGTTCCTGGTGGCCACGCCGGTGATGGCGGTGGTCGCGGGCCGCGGGATCACCCGGCTGAGCGCCCGGGAGATCGGCGCGGGCGCGGTCCTGGGCATGCTGTTGTCGGGGGTCCTGGTGCTGGAGACCTTCGGGGTGGTGCACACCTCGGCGACCAACGCGGGCCTCATCATCAGCCTGACCATGATCTTCACTCCGCTCGCGGAGTCCGTGGCGACCCGCACCCGCCCCACCGGGGCGTTCCTGGGCGCGGCGGCGCTGTCCGTGACCGGTGTGGCCCTGCTGACCCAGGGATCGGGGTTCACCACCCCGTCGGCCGGCGATCTCCTGATGCTGCTCGCGGCCGTCGCCCGCACCGTGCACGTGATGGCCATGAGCCGTATGAAGTCGCTGCGTTCGACCGACTCCGGCGCGCTGACCGTCGTCCAGTTCCTCGGCGCCATCGCGGTCTTCGCGCTCGCTTCGCCCTTCGCCGCCGTCTCCCCGGTGGACGTCGCGGCCGCCTACTCCCCCCAGCAGTGGACCGCACTCCTCTACCTGGCCCTGATGTGCACGCTCTTCGCCTTCTTCGTCCAGATGTGGGCGGTGCGCCGCACCTCCCCGTCCCGGGTGAGCCTGCTGCTGGGCACCGAGCCGCTCTGGGCCGCCGTGATCGGCGTCGCCGCCGGCGGGGACCGGCCCGGCCTGCTCGGCGCGGCCGGAGCCGTCCTGGTCCTCATCGGTACGACCTGGGGCCGACAGGCCGCGGCACCGCCGGCCGCCGCGGAGGGCGAGCCCACGGCGGAGAACGGACCCACGGAGGGCGAGCCCGCGGCGGACGGCACGGCACCGCAACCGGCGGGCGCGGCCCAGGGCGCACCTTCGGCGTGA
- a CDS encoding DUF397 domain-containing protein → MTSAAAQSFSNGFNWFKSSYSGSAGGDCVEVAYDWRKSTYSGSEGGDCLEVATCPHAIHVRDSKNPGGPILTLSATAWAAFLADVAH, encoded by the coding sequence ATGACCAGCGCAGCAGCCCAGTCCTTCTCCAACGGCTTCAACTGGTTCAAGTCGAGTTACAGCGGCAGTGCGGGCGGCGACTGCGTCGAAGTCGCCTACGACTGGCGCAAGTCCACCTACAGCGGCAGCGAGGGCGGCGACTGCCTCGAAGTCGCCACCTGCCCCCACGCCATCCACGTCCGCGACTCCAAGAACCCGGGCGGTCCGATACTCACCCTGAGCGCCACCGCCTGGGCCGCCTTCCTCGCCGACGTCGCGCACTGA
- a CDS encoding ATP-binding protein: MHKEIQTLCARTVCYRRERRSVRLARAFARTALADWGLERRADDVLLCVSELATNALLHGVPPGRRYRLRLSLGEDGLLRVEVHDSGDGEPRVPLSVPCDGGEGESGRGLLLVSALADAWGVGERVPGKVVWCEFHGCGTGHGRP, encoded by the coding sequence ATGCACAAGGAGATCCAGACACTCTGCGCCCGTACGGTCTGCTATCGGCGGGAGCGCCGATCCGTGCGGCTGGCCAGGGCGTTCGCCCGTACCGCGCTCGCCGACTGGGGCCTGGAGCGGCGCGCGGACGACGTTTTGCTGTGTGTCAGCGAACTGGCCACCAACGCCCTGCTGCACGGCGTCCCGCCCGGTCGCCGCTACCGGCTGCGGCTGTCGCTGGGCGAGGACGGGCTGCTGCGCGTCGAGGTGCACGACAGCGGTGACGGGGAACCGCGGGTGCCGCTGTCGGTGCCGTGCGACGGGGGAGAGGGCGAGTCGGGGCGGGGGCTGCTGCTGGTGTCCGCGCTCGCCGACGCGTGGGGCGTCGGCGAGCGCGTGCCGGGGAAGGTCGTGTGGTGCGAGTTCCACGGCTGTGGCACGGGTCACGGCAGGCCGTGA